In a genomic window of Wyeomyia smithii strain HCP4-BCI-WySm-NY-G18 chromosome 1, ASM2978416v1, whole genome shotgun sequence:
- the LOC129717999 gene encoding uncharacterized protein LOC129717999, with amino-acid sequence MSSRKTLYKQSVLVTNGNKPLSEALCEELVETHHCQVAYVSTGAQLTELHLNRAVKVFDCNFTQRQRVEKLATYLNEQCDRINFIIHQVAPIENAAEEEEPFVSQSSGDILGFVNMLTGLVPAMLRNGGGRIVSIKNTFSGAKALHDTQSEYHDLVKSISRSSQVSPCAGDPESIHLSTIFCDQYDLTRVPTRSTPASTNLTFNLNLTERELAQRILRGVESDQRIVQVSARRNLLELCSNNLTQLAAIGLGKLQLRKAQKIPIKIQ; translated from the exons ATGTCCAGCCGAAAAACATtgtacaaacaatcggttcta GTTACGAACGGGAATAAACCGCTGTCGGAGGCCCTTTGCGAGGAACTGGTCGAAACTCACCACTGCCAAGTGGCGTACGTCTCGACCGGTGCTCAATTGACTGAGTTGCACTTGAATAGAGCGGTGAAAGTGTTTGACTGTAATTTTACCCAGAGGCAACGGGTTGAAAAGTTAGCAACCTACTTGAACGAACAATGTGATCGCATCAATTTTATAATACATCAAGTTGCCCCCATAGAAAATGCTGCAGAAGAAGAGGAACCATTCGTAAGTCAATCGTCCGGTGATATTCTGGGGTTTGTGAAT ATGCTAACCGGTTTAGTCCCTGCGATGCTCCGAAACGGTGGAGGGCGAATTGTTTCCATCAAAAATACCTTTAGCGGTGCCAAAGCCCTCCACGATACTCAGTCTGAATACCATGATCTCGTTAAAAGCATTTCCCGCTCATCTCAAGTGTCACCCTGTGCTGGAGACCCGGAGAGCATTCATCTATCGACCATCTTCTGCGATCAGTATGATCTAACGCGGGTACCGACGAGGTCAACCCCGGCTAGCACGAATCTTACATTTAACCTCAATCTTACCGAACGTGAACTTGCACAACGGATCCTGAGGGGTGTTGAATCGGACCAGCGGATCGTGCAAGTCAGCGCACGGCGCAATTTGCTCGAGCTTTGTTCGAATAATTTAACACAACTGGCCGCGATCGGATTGGGTAAACTCCAGCTACGGAAAGCTCAAAAAATTCCTATCAAGATACAATAG